A stretch of Rhizobium sp. TH2 DNA encodes these proteins:
- a CDS encoding AraC family transcriptional regulator has product MPDTIPSFFVYGEPDRPLDVGFIHVETVMERKNVHLGHVWAHKHDRMAQVTFWTKGRGRYFLEESVLDFSSPAISFVPSGVVHGFEVEPAKTDAIVVSIADSALPPIQTLSLLPLDLPVIVTEAPDNPLWFRISDIMNRMADEYREGRPGMEKMLASLAAATLTDIARLAHERPSVSRSGRLALSTELRRLVDRHFRENWAIQAYVDTLGTTPHLLAKACREAFGLSVKEFINERRLLEAKRLLLFTVRSVEDIAYEIGLKDAAYFSRFFKHHVDRPPSEWRQDYPKAGSASSSSDATLAAMPPAGRARSR; this is encoded by the coding sequence ATGCCGGATACCATTCCAAGCTTCTTCGTCTATGGCGAACCGGACAGACCGCTCGACGTCGGCTTCATCCATGTCGAGACTGTCATGGAGCGCAAGAATGTGCATCTGGGCCATGTCTGGGCGCATAAGCACGACCGGATGGCCCAGGTCACCTTCTGGACGAAAGGGCGCGGGCGCTACTTTCTGGAGGAGTCCGTCTTGGATTTTTCCTCGCCGGCGATCAGCTTCGTGCCGAGCGGTGTCGTTCACGGTTTCGAGGTCGAACCGGCAAAGACCGACGCCATCGTGGTGTCGATCGCCGATAGCGCTCTTCCCCCCATTCAAACCCTCTCCCTGCTGCCGCTCGATCTGCCGGTCATCGTCACCGAGGCTCCGGATAACCCCCTCTGGTTTCGGATTTCCGATATCATGAACCGTATGGCGGACGAATATCGCGAAGGCCGGCCGGGTATGGAAAAGATGCTGGCCTCTCTGGCCGCGGCGACGCTCACCGACATCGCCCGCCTCGCCCATGAGCGCCCCTCGGTTTCCCGGTCGGGGCGACTGGCACTCTCAACCGAGCTGAGACGTCTCGTCGACCGGCATTTCCGGGAGAATTGGGCGATCCAAGCCTATGTCGATACGCTTGGCACGACGCCGCATCTGCTGGCCAAGGCCTGCCGGGAGGCCTTTGGACTTTCTGTCAAGGAATTCATCAACGAGCGCCGGCTGCTGGAAGCGAAGCGGCTGCTGCTGTTCACGGTGCGCTCGGTCGAAGACATCGCCTACGAAATCGGCCTCAAGGACGCGGCCTATTTCTCGCGCTTCTTCAAGCACCATGTCGACCGTCCGCCGAGCGAATGGCGGCAAGACTACCCGAAGGCGGGGAGCGCGTCCTCTAGCTCGGACGCAACTCTCGCAGCAATGCCGCCAGCCGGTCGTGCTCGATCGCGCTGA
- a CDS encoding P1 family peptidase codes for MTINITTKPRGRDLGLPFAGRTGTHNAITDVSGVGVGFRTIIEDVPRSGRKRPVRTGVTAILPHMHSETPIPVYAGTHRFNGNGEMTGTHWIEDGGYFLGPVVITNTHGVGMAHHATVKWMIDRYASTYQTDDFLWIMPVIAETYDGVLNDINGLHLTEADVRAALDSVATGPVEEGNCGGGTGMIAYGFKGGTGTSSRTIEFDDRPYTVGVLVQANHGQRDWLTIAGVPVGKHMQDGTPQSQMLERGSIIVVIATDLPMMPHQLKRLARRATIGIGRNGTPGGNNSGDIFLAFSTANAHPMLYGSGGHLAVEMVNDELLDPVYLATVDCVEEAVVNAMLAAEDMGGTAYDRFKISAIEHDRLAALLRELRPS; via the coding sequence ATGACAATCAATATCACGACCAAGCCGCGCGGCCGCGACCTTGGACTACCCTTTGCCGGCCGCACGGGCACACACAATGCGATCACCGACGTGTCGGGGGTCGGCGTCGGCTTCCGCACCATCATTGAGGATGTACCCCGATCGGGACGGAAGCGGCCCGTGCGGACGGGCGTCACCGCGATCCTGCCGCACATGCATTCAGAGACGCCGATCCCCGTCTATGCCGGCACGCATCGTTTCAACGGCAATGGCGAGATGACCGGCACCCACTGGATCGAGGATGGCGGCTATTTTCTCGGGCCGGTCGTCATCACCAACACGCACGGCGTCGGCATGGCACATCACGCGACCGTCAAATGGATGATCGACCGCTATGCCTCAACCTACCAGACAGACGATTTTCTCTGGATCATGCCTGTCATCGCCGAGACCTATGACGGCGTGCTTAACGACATCAATGGTCTGCACCTTACCGAAGCAGATGTCCGTGCTGCGCTCGACAGTGTCGCGACCGGTCCGGTCGAGGAGGGCAACTGCGGCGGCGGCACGGGCATGATCGCCTATGGTTTCAAGGGCGGCACCGGGACCTCGTCTCGTACAATCGAATTCGACGACCGGCCCTATACGGTCGGGGTCCTGGTGCAGGCAAACCACGGCCAGCGCGACTGGCTGACCATAGCGGGCGTGCCCGTCGGCAAGCATATGCAGGATGGCACGCCGCAGAGTCAGATGCTCGAGCGTGGCTCGATCATCGTCGTCATCGCCACAGACCTGCCGATGATGCCGCACCAGCTGAAGCGGCTCGCGCGCCGGGCCACGATCGGCATCGGCCGCAACGGCACGCCGGGCGGCAACAACTCGGGCGACATCTTCCTGGCCTTTTCCACCGCCAATGCACATCCGATGCTGTACGGGTCCGGTGGTCATCTCGCTGTCGAGATGGTCAATGACGAGTTGCTGGATCCGGTCTATCTCGCGACGGTCGACTGTGTCGAGGAGGCAGTGGTGAACGCGATGCTGGCGGCCGAGGACATGGGCGGCACGGCTTATGACCGCTTCAAGATCAGCGCGATCGAGCACGACCGGCTGGCGGCATTGCTGCGAGAGTTGCGTCCGAGCTAG
- a CDS encoding ABC transporter permease, giving the protein MKFSRGLFKAGLNLYTMLFFAFIYIPLALIALYSFNANPVNMMVWSGFTTEWYAQVLGLKTTVSESALYIESTDQLIAAVLNSLKIALFTTVISTVLGTAIALALHRYNFLGKRFYQVVMFMPMLMPDIVLGIALLIFFVSAGIRLGVTTIVIGQCTFLISYVFIVVAARLSGMDRTLENASADLGANEWVTLRRVVLPQLMPGILGGALLAFIISMDDLVITYFIAGVDVTTLPMFIFAMLRRGIKPEINAIAVMMLTFSFLVASLGLYLRSRQK; this is encoded by the coding sequence ATGAAATTTTCACGTGGCCTCTTCAAGGCGGGTCTCAACCTTTACACAATGCTGTTTTTTGCCTTCATCTACATTCCGCTGGCACTGATCGCGCTCTATTCCTTCAATGCCAATCCGGTGAACATGATGGTGTGGAGCGGGTTCACGACGGAGTGGTATGCGCAGGTGCTGGGCCTTAAGACGACTGTGTCGGAGAGTGCGCTCTATATAGAATCCACCGACCAGCTCATCGCCGCAGTCCTCAACAGCCTGAAGATCGCGCTTTTCACCACGGTCATTTCGACGGTGCTCGGCACCGCGATCGCGCTGGCGCTGCATCGCTACAATTTCCTCGGCAAGCGCTTCTACCAAGTGGTGATGTTCATGCCGATGCTGATGCCTGACATCGTGCTCGGCATAGCGCTCTTGATCTTCTTCGTCAGTGCCGGGATCAGGCTTGGCGTCACGACCATCGTGATCGGCCAGTGTACCTTCCTGATCTCCTATGTCTTCATCGTGGTCGCGGCCCGGCTCTCTGGCATGGACAGGACGCTTGAAAATGCCTCGGCCGACCTCGGCGCCAATGAGTGGGTCACCTTGCGTAGGGTGGTACTGCCGCAGCTCATGCCGGGGATTCTCGGCGGCGCGTTGCTCGCCTTCATCATCTCGATGGATGATCTCGTCATCACCTATTTCATCGCCGGCGTCGATGTGACCACGCTGCCGATGTTCATCTTCGCCATGCTCCGGCGCGGTATCAAACCGGAGATCAACGCGATCGCGGTGATGATGCTGACCTTCTCCTTCCTCGTGGCCTCGCTCGGCCTCTACCTTCGATCCCGGCAGAAATGA
- a CDS encoding ABC transporter permease, translated as MGIASQRRLQLGILLGPVSLFLLVFFAVPLGIMVVTSFLAPGLYGGVEWTWYPHNYGRILGFADPAFEEFDPVYIAIFLRSVKIAVLTVICTLLVCYPAAFHISRLPEKWKNFCLFLITLPFFSSLIVRLFVWVMILRPTGLVNETLMSAGAISRPLEMIYTDGAIILGMVYVFIPFMFMPVYASIEKLDWRLVQASLDLGAGPIRTFSRIVLPLTTPGIVGGSIIVFIPALGNFVVPAVLGGAKVMMLGNLIEAQFLSARNWPFGSALAMMVMAVMLVLLFAHVILSGRRNATAALAR; from the coding sequence ATGGGTATCGCCAGCCAAAGGCGTCTGCAGCTCGGAATCCTGCTCGGCCCGGTTTCGCTGTTCCTTCTCGTCTTCTTCGCCGTGCCGCTCGGCATCATGGTGGTCACCAGCTTCCTGGCGCCAGGCCTCTATGGCGGCGTCGAATGGACCTGGTATCCGCACAATTACGGCCGCATCCTCGGTTTCGCCGATCCGGCCTTCGAGGAATTCGATCCGGTCTATATCGCGATCTTCCTGCGTTCGGTGAAGATCGCGGTCCTGACGGTGATCTGCACGCTGCTGGTCTGCTACCCCGCGGCTTTCCATATCAGCCGGTTGCCCGAGAAATGGAAAAATTTCTGCCTGTTCCTGATCACACTGCCCTTCTTCTCGAGCCTGATCGTGCGCCTCTTCGTCTGGGTGATGATCCTGCGTCCCACCGGCCTGGTCAACGAGACGCTGATGTCGGCTGGTGCGATCTCGCGGCCGCTGGAGATGATCTATACAGACGGCGCAATCATCCTCGGCATGGTCTATGTCTTCATCCCCTTCATGTTCATGCCTGTTTATGCCAGCATCGAGAAGCTCGATTGGCGGCTGGTGCAGGCCTCGCTCGATCTCGGCGCCGGCCCGATTCGCACGTTCTCTCGCATCGTGCTGCCGTTGACGACGCCAGGCATTGTCGGCGGTTCGATTATCGTCTTCATTCCTGCACTCGGAAACTTCGTCGTGCCAGCCGTGCTCGGGGGCGCCAAGGTGATGATGCTCGGCAATCTCATCGAGGCGCAGTTTCTGTCGGCGCGAAACTGGCCCTTCGGCTCGGCGCTGGCCATGATGGTCATGGCTGTCATGCTGGTACTGCTCTTCGCCCATGTCATCCTTTCCGGCCGGCGAAATGCCACCGCGGCGCTTGCGCGATAG
- a CDS encoding ABC transporter ATP-binding protein, protein MRDAIVRLVSAAKAFSTPEGRQVTALDGVDLDIGRNEFITLLGPSGCGKTTLLQAISGFVDLDAGRIEIDGEDMTDRPPYRRPVNTVFQNYALFPHLTVGENAAYALDVAGVAKAERTERVRAVLQMVGLDGMEGRLPRQLSGGQQQRVALARAIVARPKVLLLDEPLSALDKNLREAMQLELKTLQHELGITFIFVTHDQQEALTMSDRVAVLADGRIQQLDAPRHVYDKPVSTFVASFIGASNLFEGQVDGQDFRTAEGVTIRHWPATAGAATGATALIRPEQFSLASPTDDAPSLDVTVEQVVFVGSAFELFGRTTGGRRLMAQVPASQSNAVGAIETGQSARWYYDPATVHIITERKAA, encoded by the coding sequence ATGCGAGATGCGATCGTGCGGCTGGTCTCGGCCGCCAAAGCTTTTTCGACGCCCGAAGGACGGCAGGTTACAGCGCTTGACGGCGTCGACCTCGATATCGGCCGCAATGAATTCATCACGCTGCTTGGGCCTTCAGGATGCGGTAAAACCACGCTTCTGCAGGCGATCAGCGGCTTTGTCGATCTCGACGCCGGCAGAATCGAGATCGACGGCGAGGACATGACTGACCGGCCGCCCTATCGCCGCCCGGTCAATACGGTGTTCCAGAACTACGCGCTGTTTCCGCATCTCACGGTGGGCGAGAACGCGGCCTATGCGCTGGATGTGGCCGGCGTCGCAAAGGCCGAACGGACCGAGCGAGTGCGCGCGGTTCTCCAAATGGTGGGTCTCGACGGTATGGAGGGACGACTGCCGCGACAACTCTCCGGCGGCCAACAGCAGCGCGTGGCGCTCGCCCGCGCCATCGTCGCGCGGCCGAAAGTGCTATTGCTCGACGAGCCGTTGTCGGCGCTCGACAAGAATCTGCGCGAGGCGATGCAGCTCGAACTCAAAACGCTGCAGCACGAACTCGGCATCACCTTCATCTTTGTGACACATGACCAGCAGGAAGCGCTGACTATGTCGGACCGCGTCGCGGTGTTGGCCGATGGACGTATCCAGCAACTCGACGCGCCGCGTCATGTCTATGACAAGCCGGTCAGCACCTTCGTCGCGAGCTTCATCGGGGCTAGCAATCTTTTCGAGGGACAGGTGGATGGACAGGATTTCAGAACCGCCGAGGGCGTGACCATACGGCACTGGCCCGCTACCGCAGGCGCCGCAACCGGGGCCACGGCATTGATCCGGCCCGAGCAGTTCTCCCTGGCGTCACCTACCGACGATGCGCCGTCGCTCGATGTTACCGTCGAGCAGGTGGTCTTCGTTGGCTCAGCCTTTGAGCTTTTCGGTCGCACAACAGGCGGGCGCAGGCTGATGGCGCAGGTGCCGGCGTCGCAAAGCAATGCTGTCGGCGCCATCGAAACCGGCCAGTCGGCGCGCTGGTATTACGATCCCGCGACCGTCCACATCATCACTGAGAGGAAGGCTGCCTGA
- a CDS encoding spermidine/putrescine ABC transporter substrate-binding protein, which translates to MTIFQGAIRRLRILAISALILPAGSVVAQELNIYNWGEYINPAVLKKFEEETKIKVNLSTYSSNEEMLAKIQGGATGYDIVFPSVHMQDIMAKLELLEKTDINTYEGFRNIDPTFLRAKSDPNGEYCLPYAFGTVGILYNRKVLGKDITGWKDLIETVKAKNLKFTLLDDMREVLGVGLMLNGHKVNSTDPAELQQAADTVIAMKPYVAAFTYDSRPMVQSGDVAAAHFFVGAMVDVFGNPKDLGYVIPEEGATMYQEDMCVLKTAPNKENAIKFMQFYTKPEIAALNVSQQTNGTANVPGRQLTPDNIKNSKEINPTDDTMKRLQIFEDIGAGLRQVDRAWTKVKTAQ; encoded by the coding sequence ATGACGATTTTTCAAGGCGCCATCAGGCGCCTCCGCATTCTTGCGATCAGCGCACTGATCCTGCCCGCCGGCAGCGTGGTCGCCCAGGAACTCAACATTTATAACTGGGGCGAATACATCAATCCCGCGGTGCTCAAGAAATTCGAGGAAGAGACCAAGATCAAGGTCAACCTCTCGACCTACTCCTCCAACGAGGAGATGCTGGCCAAGATCCAGGGCGGCGCGACGGGATACGATATCGTCTTCCCGTCGGTGCATATGCAGGACATCATGGCCAAGCTCGAGCTGCTCGAGAAGACCGATATCAACACCTATGAAGGCTTCAGGAATATCGACCCGACATTCCTGCGCGCGAAAAGCGACCCTAATGGCGAATATTGCCTGCCCTACGCCTTCGGCACGGTCGGCATTCTCTATAACCGCAAGGTGCTCGGCAAGGACATCACAGGCTGGAAGGACCTGATCGAGACGGTCAAGGCGAAGAATCTGAAATTCACCCTGCTCGACGACATGCGCGAAGTGCTGGGCGTCGGCCTGATGCTCAACGGCCACAAGGTCAATTCCACCGATCCGGCCGAATTGCAGCAGGCGGCCGATACCGTCATCGCCATGAAACCCTATGTCGCGGCGTTCACCTATGATTCGCGGCCGATGGTGCAATCCGGGGATGTTGCCGCAGCCCACTTCTTCGTTGGTGCGATGGTCGATGTATTCGGCAACCCCAAGGATCTCGGCTATGTGATCCCCGAGGAAGGCGCCACCATGTATCAGGAGGACATGTGCGTTCTGAAGACCGCGCCGAACAAGGAGAATGCGATCAAGTTCATGCAATTCTACACCAAGCCGGAAATCGCAGCGCTCAATGTCTCGCAGCAGACCAATGGCACAGCCAATGTGCCGGGACGCCAATTGACGCCCGATAACATCAAGAATAGCAAGGAAATCAATCCGACGGACGACACGATGAAGCGGCTGCAGATATTCGAGGATATCGGCGCCGGCCTCCGTCAGGTCGACCGCGCTTGGACCAAGGTCAAGACCGCACAGTAA
- a CDS encoding MurR/RpiR family transcriptional regulator, which yields MSKELHKRLQDADMRKSKSDKLIANYFERNLAELPFETAKSIAARLEISQMTVGRYLRRLGFDGLDEMKAALRRGNRSNPAWQVKGSMDRFQQDLRDGKFLAGLLQQQVENLGRIYELTTSPEWQKTIEALISASEIYVAAYQNVRGIAQYFASQLSYTRSRVQFMDGLNGTYAELLDGSVEGRVLFLHDVRRFAAKARPLAEEARRAGVKVILLTDEFCPWAEEASDIALVVPGSHGPLWDGAATMTAVMDLMLSNIIVLMGNEVDERVQLLTRLQDVFGDFES from the coding sequence TTGTCGAAGGAACTTCACAAGCGCCTGCAAGACGCGGATATGCGCAAGTCGAAATCCGACAAGCTGATCGCCAATTATTTCGAACGCAACCTCGCCGAGCTTCCCTTCGAGACCGCCAAGTCCATCGCAGCGCGGCTGGAAATCTCCCAGATGACGGTCGGGCGTTATCTCCGCCGCCTCGGCTTCGATGGCCTCGACGAGATGAAGGCGGCACTCCGCCGCGGTAACCGTTCCAATCCTGCCTGGCAGGTCAAGGGATCGATGGACCGGTTCCAGCAGGACCTCCGAGACGGCAAGTTCCTCGCCGGCCTCCTGCAGCAGCAGGTCGAAAACCTCGGCCGCATCTATGAGCTGACGACCTCGCCCGAATGGCAGAAAACGATCGAAGCTCTGATTTCCGCCAGCGAGATCTATGTCGCCGCCTACCAGAATGTCCGCGGCATCGCCCAATATTTCGCGTCTCAGCTTTCCTACACGAGGTCGCGCGTCCAGTTCATGGATGGCTTGAACGGCACCTATGCCGAACTGCTCGACGGCTCGGTCGAAGGCCGCGTCCTCTTCCTGCACGACGTCCGCCGCTTCGCCGCCAAGGCTCGCCCACTGGCTGAAGAAGCGCGCCGCGCCGGCGTCAAGGTCATCCTGCTCACCGACGAATTCTGCCCCTGGGCCGAAGAAGCCTCCGACATCGCCCTCGTCGTCCCGGGCTCGCACGGCCCGCTGTGGGATGGCGCAGCGACGATGACCGCGGTCATGGATCTCATGCTATCGAACATCATCGTGCTCATGGGCAACGAGGTCGACGAGCGCGTGCAACTGCTGACCCGGCTGCAGGACGTGTTCGGCGATTTCGAGAGCTGA
- a CDS encoding 2Fe-2S iron-sulfur cluster-binding protein: MAQITWILKNGQRISAEIKDGTNLMTAAVFNNVPGVVGECGGCLSCATCHVVVEDEWRDAVGAAEGSEDDMLEITEAGKMDGSRLSCQIIANPSLDGLVVRVA; the protein is encoded by the coding sequence ATGGCTCAGATCACCTGGATCCTGAAAAACGGTCAGCGGATTTCCGCCGAAATTAAGGACGGCACCAACCTGATGACGGCGGCCGTCTTCAACAATGTCCCCGGCGTCGTCGGCGAATGCGGAGGATGTCTCTCCTGCGCCACCTGCCACGTCGTCGTCGAGGACGAATGGCGTGACGCGGTCGGTGCCGCCGAGGGCAGCGAAGACGACATGCTCGAGATCACCGAAGCCGGCAAGATGGATGGCAGTCGTTTGTCATGCCAGATCATTGCCAACCCATCTCTCGACGGCCTGGTCGTGCGCGTGGCGTGA
- a CDS encoding glutamine synthetase family protein, producing MTQDRLRVLFCDHLNLARGKFLPPSKIGDGATRICQSTFGVTYDKDLIPAPGSKVLENLPDIEIRYRGEDIRADWLPGTRVVVGDLWEEGSPFGACGRHALKRAIKDWQELGFEPMIGLELEAFAFQQNADGSLVPYDTPKAYVYSTGPFADPRGFTQAIWERATARGFNIDSMTSEFDTPQFEFTLTYDKALKAVDDNFLFRQLARETALEFGIVLTFMPKPILAKGGSGLHVNFSFKDKQGNNAVGEPDRLSPVAEGAIAGLMHHHRSMSALAAPTINSYQRLRPSSLSGYWRNWGGDHRGVTTRISAERGPKARLEHRMGDGASNPYTLVATTLQAARLGYVNKYPLPPRETADCMTAHDAVDGVPDTLGEALDELETDGVLMDAVGRLLCENHIFIKRDEIEKVGKLEDDDARRDFYIHYV from the coding sequence ATGACACAGGATCGGTTGAGAGTCTTGTTCTGCGATCACCTCAATCTGGCGCGCGGCAAGTTCCTGCCGCCTTCGAAGATCGGCGACGGCGCTACCCGCATCTGTCAGTCCACTTTCGGGGTGACTTATGACAAGGACCTGATCCCGGCACCGGGATCGAAGGTTCTCGAAAATCTGCCCGACATCGAGATCCGCTATCGCGGCGAAGACATCCGTGCTGACTGGCTGCCCGGCACGCGAGTCGTGGTTGGTGATCTCTGGGAGGAAGGTAGTCCGTTCGGGGCCTGCGGCCGCCATGCTCTCAAGCGGGCGATCAAGGACTGGCAGGAGCTTGGCTTCGAGCCGATGATCGGGCTGGAGCTAGAGGCCTTCGCATTCCAGCAGAATGCCGATGGCAGCCTCGTGCCCTATGACACGCCCAAGGCCTATGTCTATTCGACCGGCCCCTTCGCCGATCCGCGCGGTTTCACGCAGGCGATCTGGGAGCGGGCAACGGCGCGCGGCTTCAATATCGACTCCATGACCTCGGAATTCGACACGCCGCAATTCGAGTTCACGCTGACATATGACAAGGCGCTCAAGGCGGTCGATGACAATTTCCTGTTCCGCCAGCTGGCGCGCGAGACGGCACTCGAATTCGGCATCGTGCTGACCTTCATGCCGAAGCCGATCCTCGCCAAGGGCGGTAGCGGCCTGCATGTCAATTTCTCGTTCAAGGACAAGCAGGGCAACAATGCGGTCGGCGAGCCCGATCGCCTGAGCCCGGTCGCGGAGGGCGCGATCGCCGGCCTGATGCATCACCATCGCTCGATGTCGGCGCTGGCGGCACCCACCATCAATTCCTATCAGCGGCTCCGTCCGTCGTCGCTTTCGGGCTATTGGCGGAACTGGGGCGGAGACCATCGCGGCGTGACGACGCGCATCTCGGCCGAGCGCGGCCCCAAGGCGCGGCTCGAACACCGCATGGGCGATGGCGCTTCCAATCCCTATACGCTGGTGGCCACGACGTTGCAGGCCGCCCGGTTGGGCTATGTGAACAAATACCCGCTGCCGCCGCGCGAAACCGCCGACTGCATGACGGCGCATGACGCCGTGGACGGCGTGCCGGACACGCTTGGCGAAGCGCTCGACGAGCTGGAGACGGATGGCGTGCTGATGGATGCCGTCGGCCGCCTGCTCTGCGAGAACCACATCTTCATCAAGCGCGACGAGATCGAGAAGGTTGGCAAGCTCGAAGACGATGATGCCCGCCGCGATTTCTACATCCATTACGTCTAA
- a CDS encoding cytochrome P450 — MTVFTPADDGHADLSSHDTFVNGAPYNTFARMRREDPVAWCDYAGGKGFWALTRHADILEANRNNQVFSSARGIRMEDQTYEEYLARRTFQETDPPDHTRVRILVAKAFSKPVVALFEEQIRRICDDILDQVLPRGEFDAVKMVARQLPMRMLGQIIGTPDEDLEWLVEKGDALIANTDSDFTDLVLDKADTDAYRLMPFRSPAGAELFDYAKRLMHDKRKKGDTSGVLNLILQPDKEGNVISEEEFRNFFCLLVAAGNDTTRYSISAGLHALASHPHLLKELQTGDDSLWETMPDEVIRWASPTLYFRRTATQDIELHGKTIREGDKVLLWFASGNRDEEAFDRPYEVDFRRSPNRHMAFGQGGAHVCLGMWLARLEVRCLFQEFAKRVKSMRQTEPHQFLRSNFIGGIKSMPVAVELN; from the coding sequence ATGACGGTTTTCACGCCAGCCGACGATGGTCACGCCGACCTGTCGAGTCACGATACATTCGTCAACGGAGCGCCCTACAACACGTTCGCCCGCATGCGGCGGGAAGATCCCGTCGCCTGGTGCGACTACGCCGGCGGCAAGGGTTTCTGGGCGCTCACGCGCCACGCCGATATCCTCGAGGCAAACCGCAACAACCAGGTCTTCTCATCCGCACGCGGCATTCGCATGGAAGACCAGACCTATGAGGAATATCTGGCGCGCCGGACCTTCCAGGAAACCGATCCGCCCGATCATACCCGCGTCCGGATTCTGGTGGCCAAGGCCTTTTCCAAGCCGGTCGTGGCGCTGTTCGAAGAGCAGATTCGCAGGATCTGCGACGACATCCTCGATCAGGTTCTGCCGCGCGGCGAGTTCGATGCCGTCAAGATGGTGGCGCGGCAGCTGCCGATGCGGATGCTCGGACAGATCATCGGCACGCCGGACGAAGACCTCGAATGGCTGGTGGAAAAGGGCGACGCGCTGATCGCCAATACCGATTCCGATTTCACCGATCTCGTGCTCGACAAGGCCGATACCGACGCTTACCGGCTGATGCCATTCCGCTCACCGGCCGGCGCGGAACTCTTCGACTATGCCAAGCGGCTGATGCACGACAAGCGCAAGAAGGGTGATACATCAGGCGTTCTCAACCTCATCCTGCAGCCCGACAAGGAGGGCAATGTGATCAGCGAGGAGGAGTTCCGCAACTTCTTCTGCCTGCTCGTCGCCGCCGGTAACGACACGACTCGTTACTCGATCTCCGCCGGGCTGCATGCGCTCGCCAGCCATCCGCACCTCCTCAAGGAATTGCAGACGGGTGACGACAGCCTCTGGGAGACCATGCCCGACGAGGTGATCCGCTGGGCGTCGCCGACGCTCTATTTCCGGCGGACCGCCACCCAGGATATCGAGCTGCACGGCAAGACGATCCGTGAGGGTGACAAGGTGCTGCTCTGGTTTGCGTCGGGAAATCGCGATGAAGAAGCCTTCGACCGTCCCTACGAGGTGGACTTCCGGCGCTCGCCCAATCGCCACATGGCGTTCGGCCAGGGCGGCGCGCATGTCTGTCTCGGCATGTGGCTGGCGCGGCTCGAAGTGCGCTGCCTGTTCCAGGAATTTGCCAAGCGCGTGAAGAGCATGCGCCAGACCGAGCCGCATCAATTCCTTCGGTCCAATTTCATCGGTGGCATCAAGTCGATGCCCGTGGCCGTCGAACTCAACTGA
- a CDS encoding type 1 glutamine amidotransferase yields MTRRIAILLTSTDTSDFAKRHPDDGQKFTTLLQPLRPDWRFDVVSVKDGVFPDAVDSYDGYVITGSPASVNGPEDWVARLMSLIRDIEVRRIPMFGACFGHQAIAVALGGSVTKSDKGWGLGTAPTHFDQKAPWMEPFRDHLVLFAAHQEQVQELPDGAEILGGDTFCPIGAYRIGDHVFATEYHPEMTHRFIAELLDELDGKLDADTLDKARATLDSPAEGTFFAQWIVNFLEYRG; encoded by the coding sequence ATGACTCGACGCATCGCCATCCTGCTGACCAGCACCGACACATCGGATTTTGCCAAGCGCCATCCTGATGACGGGCAGAAATTCACCACCCTGCTGCAGCCGCTACGTCCAGACTGGCGCTTCGATGTCGTCAGCGTCAAGGACGGCGTGTTCCCTGATGCCGTCGACAGCTATGACGGCTATGTCATCACCGGCTCACCGGCCTCGGTGAACGGGCCGGAAGACTGGGTGGCGCGGCTGATGTCCTTGATCCGCGACATCGAGGTGCGGCGCATCCCGATGTTCGGCGCCTGCTTCGGCCATCAGGCGATCGCGGTCGCGTTGGGTGGATCGGTGACGAAATCGGATAAGGGCTGGGGCCTGGGCACCGCGCCCACCCATTTCGATCAAAAAGCGCCATGGATGGAGCCTTTTCGCGATCACCTCGTCCTGTTCGCCGCCCATCAGGAGCAGGTGCAGGAACTCCCTGATGGCGCCGAGATCCTCGGCGGCGACACCTTCTGCCCGATCGGCGCCTATCGGATCGGCGACCACGTCTTCGCCACGGAATACCATCCCGAGATGACCCACCGCTTCATCGCGGAGCTTCTCGACGAACTGGATGGCAAACTCGATGCCGATACGCTCGACAAGGCGCGGGCCACGCTCGACAGCCCGGCCGAAGGGACGTTCTTCGCGCAGTGGATCGTCAATTTTCTCGAGTATCGGGGCTGA